The following proteins come from a genomic window of Deltaproteobacteria bacterium:
- a CDS encoding acyl-CoA dehydrogenase family protein, with amino-acid sequence MDLSYGPEYEQFRRDLRAFLEANRDKAPAMRGGEVTTLKDAKIVAWQKLLIEHGYAARTIPKQYGGGGFAPDPLIATILAEEFGRARVSSGVGGQGPDMFVPTLLEHGTEEQKQKYAPPTIRGEWVWCQGYSEPGAGSDLASLTTAGRIEGDTITINGQKIWTSTAQHADMMFALVRTEPDAPKHAGISYVVVPMSTPGIDVRPLKTMTGAAEFNEVFFTDVRVPVANIIGKRGEGWKIANTTLRHERDMLGSAATSDSLYQALVATLKEERVDGGRAIEDPLVRDELMALQAKSIAMKCHAMRLLTSRVKGEPPGIAGLVTKLNGCQLNHDLAGLAIDAAGEAGALYRGSKRVRDGGRWQFTYMFQLGLIIGGGTAQVQKNIIAERGLGMPRELKAQG; translated from the coding sequence ATGGACCTCAGCTACGGCCCCGAGTACGAGCAGTTCCGGCGCGACCTGCGGGCATTCCTCGAAGCGAACCGCGACAAGGCGCCGGCCATGCGCGGCGGCGAAGTGACGACGCTGAAGGACGCGAAGATCGTCGCGTGGCAGAAGCTGCTGATCGAGCACGGCTACGCGGCGCGCACGATCCCGAAGCAGTACGGCGGCGGCGGCTTCGCTCCCGACCCGCTGATCGCGACGATCCTCGCCGAGGAGTTCGGGCGGGCGCGCGTGTCCTCGGGCGTGGGAGGGCAGGGCCCCGACATGTTCGTGCCGACGCTGCTCGAGCACGGCACGGAGGAGCAGAAGCAGAAGTACGCGCCGCCGACGATTCGCGGCGAGTGGGTCTGGTGCCAGGGTTACAGCGAGCCGGGCGCCGGCAGCGATCTCGCGAGCCTGACAACCGCGGGCCGCATCGAGGGCGACACGATCACGATCAACGGCCAGAAGATCTGGACCAGCACCGCACAGCACGCGGACATGATGTTCGCGCTGGTGCGCACCGAGCCCGACGCGCCGAAGCACGCGGGCATCAGCTACGTCGTGGTGCCGATGTCGACGCCCGGCATCGACGTGCGGCCGCTGAAGACGATGACCGGCGCGGCCGAGTTCAACGAGGTGTTCTTCACGGACGTGCGCGTTCCGGTCGCGAACATCATCGGCAAGCGCGGCGAAGGCTGGAAGATCGCGAACACGACGCTGCGCCACGAGCGCGACATGCTCGGAAGCGCCGCCACGAGCGATTCGCTCTATCAGGCGCTCGTCGCCACGCTGAAGGAAGAGCGCGTCGACGGAGGCCGCGCGATCGAGGATCCGCTCGTGCGCGACGAGCTGATGGCGCTGCAGGCGAAGTCGATCGCGATGAAGTGCCACGCGATGCGCCTGCTCACTTCGCGCGTGAAGGGCGAGCCGCCGGGCATCGCTGGGCTCGTGACGAAGCTCAACGGTTGCCAGCTGAACCACGACCTCGCGGGCCTCGCGATCGACGCCGCCGGTGAAGCCGGCGCGCTCTACCGCGGCAGCAAGCGCGTGCGCGACGGCGGGCGCTGGCAGTTCACGTACATGTTCCAGCTCGGCTTGATCATCGGCGGCGGCACTGCGCAGGTGCAGAAGAACATCATCGCCGAGCGCGGCCTCGGCATGCCGCGCGAGCTGAAGGCGCAGGGGTAG
- a CDS encoding carbamoyltransferase, whose protein sequence is MKTVLGISAFYHDSAAALVRGGEIVAAAQEERFSRKRHDPRFPRNAIDYCLEEAFIDPDEIDAVVFYDNPLLSWDRVLQSCMVAGASAEDLFVKAARSVLGAKLFVEEHVKRALGTLGREGKLLFTDHHMAHAASAFFPSPLDDAAILTLDGVGEWSTTSVGHGAGSRIELTREINYPHSLGLLYSAFTYYCGFKVNSGEYKLMGLAPYGTPKYADLIRKHLIDVRDDGSYRLDMSYFAYLDRPVMVGERFAELFGGPAREAESRITRREMDLAASIQAVTTEIVLKIARYARRESGSRNVVLAGGVALNCVANGALLRERIFDEVWIQPAAGDAGGALGAALLVAHGHYGEKRAARADGRDGQRGSYLGPEFPPEQVVAFLERHDYPYVRVTDPAERARRVAQAIADGKVVGHFAGRMEFGPRSLGARSILADARSPDAQSKVNLKIKYRESFRPFAPAVLREDVAKYFDLDADSPYMLIIAPVRSERCIPMPAALSEAEDMLAIVNAPRSDLPAITHVDYSARIQTVDAETLPEFHDVLAALKEIAGVSVVVNTSFNVRGEPIVCTPKDAYTCFMRTEMDLLALGDCLLWKAEQPAFEDEGDWKAEYGND, encoded by the coding sequence ATGAAGACCGTGCTCGGCATCTCCGCGTTCTATCACGACTCCGCCGCCGCCCTCGTGCGCGGCGGCGAGATCGTGGCGGCGGCGCAGGAGGAGCGCTTCTCGCGCAAGCGCCACGACCCGCGCTTCCCGCGCAATGCGATCGATTACTGCCTCGAGGAAGCGTTCATCGATCCCGACGAGATCGACGCGGTCGTGTTCTATGACAATCCCCTGCTCAGCTGGGACCGCGTGCTGCAGAGCTGCATGGTCGCGGGCGCGAGCGCCGAGGACTTGTTCGTGAAGGCCGCGCGCTCGGTGCTCGGCGCGAAGCTGTTCGTCGAGGAGCACGTGAAGCGCGCGCTCGGCACGCTCGGCCGCGAGGGGAAGCTGCTCTTCACGGACCACCACATGGCGCACGCGGCGTCGGCGTTCTTTCCCTCGCCGTTGGACGACGCCGCGATTCTCACGCTCGACGGCGTGGGCGAGTGGTCCACCACGTCCGTCGGGCACGGCGCCGGCTCGCGCATCGAGCTCACGCGCGAGATCAACTACCCGCACTCGCTCGGCCTGCTCTACAGCGCGTTCACTTATTACTGCGGCTTCAAGGTGAACTCGGGTGAGTACAAGCTGATGGGCCTCGCGCCGTACGGCACGCCCAAGTACGCCGACTTGATCCGCAAGCACTTGATCGACGTTCGCGACGACGGCTCGTACCGGCTCGACATGTCGTACTTCGCGTACCTCGATCGCCCCGTGATGGTGGGCGAGCGCTTCGCGGAGCTGTTCGGCGGCCCCGCGCGCGAGGCCGAGAGCCGCATCACGCGGCGCGAGATGGACCTCGCGGCGTCGATCCAGGCGGTGACGACCGAGATCGTGCTCAAGATCGCGCGCTACGCGCGGCGCGAGAGCGGCTCTCGCAACGTCGTGCTCGCAGGCGGCGTCGCGCTGAACTGCGTCGCGAACGGCGCGCTGCTGCGCGAGCGCATCTTCGACGAGGTGTGGATTCAGCCCGCGGCGGGGGACGCCGGAGGCGCGCTCGGCGCCGCGCTGCTCGTGGCGCACGGTCATTACGGCGAGAAGCGTGCTGCGCGCGCCGATGGGCGCGACGGCCAGCGCGGCAGCTACCTCGGCCCCGAGTTTCCGCCGGAGCAGGTCGTCGCGTTCCTCGAGCGCCACGACTACCCGTACGTGCGCGTCACCGATCCGGCCGAGCGCGCGCGCCGCGTCGCGCAGGCGATCGCGGACGGCAAGGTCGTGGGGCACTTCGCGGGCCGCATGGAGTTCGGACCGCGCTCGCTCGGCGCGCGCTCGATCCTCGCCGACGCGCGCAGTCCCGACGCGCAGAGCAAGGTGAACCTCAAGATCAAGTACCGCGAGTCGTTCCGGCCGTTCGCGCCGGCGGTGCTGCGCGAGGACGTGGCGAAGTACTTCGACCTCGATGCCGACAGCCCGTACATGCTGATCATCGCGCCGGTGCGCAGCGAGCGGTGCATCCCGATGCCCGCCGCGCTCAGCGAAGCCGAGGACATGCTCGCGATCGTGAACGCGCCGCGCTCCGATTTGCCCGCGATCACGCACGTCGACTACAGCGCGCGCATCCAGACCGTCGACGCCGAGACGCTGCCGGAGTTCCACGACGTGCTCGCCGCGCTGAAGGAGATCGCCGGCGTCTCGGTCGTGGTGAACACCTCGTTCAACGTGCGCGGCGAGCCGATCGTGTGCACGCCGAAGGACGCCTACACGTGCTTCATGCGCACCGAGATGGATCTGCTCGCGCTCGGCGACTGCTTGTTGTGGAAGGCCGAGCAGCCCGCGTTCGAAGACGAGGGCGACTGGAAGGCGGAGTACGGCAATGACTGA
- a CDS encoding amidase: MSELAFRSATELFRALARRELSSVELLELYLDRVAKLNPRTNAVVYLAAASARERARAADVARARGESWGALHGLPITIKDSFEVAGMPCTSGAPELAKHVPAKHADSVQRLVDAGAIVFGKTNLPLYAGDFQSYNAVYGTTNNPWDVTRGPGGSSGGSAAALAAGLTSFELGSDIGGSIRNPAHFCGVYGLKTTHGIVPMRGHIPGPPGALAHGDLGVGGPMGRSAADLALGLDVLAGPAPDDATAWRLQLPPPRANRLADLRVGVWLEDPLGPVDAEVGDVLSNAVDALAKTGARIDAKMRPVDASEQHRTYAQLLNAVMGAGSPPDVIARAEAVAPTLPPSEDSFGVNALRGLALRHREWLGVNERRTRLRAQWASYFRDVDVMLCPIMPTAAFAHDHREMNERTLTINGKAEPYFQLFWAGLAVNAYLPGAVAPAGRTRGGLPVGVQIVGPYLEDRTPVAVASLLADVLGGFTPPPGW, translated from the coding sequence ATGAGCGAGCTGGCGTTCCGCTCCGCGACGGAGTTGTTTCGGGCGCTCGCGCGCCGCGAGCTTTCGAGCGTGGAGCTGCTCGAGCTCTACCTGGACCGCGTGGCGAAGCTGAACCCGCGGACCAATGCGGTGGTGTACCTGGCTGCCGCGAGCGCCCGCGAACGCGCGCGCGCGGCCGACGTAGCGCGTGCGCGGGGCGAGAGCTGGGGTGCGCTGCACGGCCTGCCCATCACGATCAAGGACTCGTTCGAAGTCGCGGGCATGCCGTGCACGTCGGGCGCGCCCGAGCTCGCGAAGCACGTGCCGGCGAAGCACGCCGACTCGGTGCAGCGCCTGGTCGATGCCGGCGCGATCGTGTTCGGGAAGACGAACCTGCCGCTCTACGCTGGCGACTTTCAGTCGTACAACGCGGTCTACGGCACGACGAACAACCCGTGGGACGTGACGCGCGGGCCGGGCGGCTCCTCGGGCGGCTCGGCCGCCGCGCTCGCCGCGGGCCTGACGAGCTTCGAGCTCGGCTCCGACATCGGCGGCTCGATCCGCAACCCCGCGCACTTCTGCGGCGTGTACGGGCTCAAGACCACGCACGGCATCGTGCCGATGCGCGGCCACATCCCGGGCCCACCGGGCGCGCTCGCCCACGGCGACCTCGGCGTGGGCGGACCGATGGGGCGCAGCGCGGCGGACCTCGCGCTCGGCCTCGACGTGCTCGCGGGCCCCGCGCCCGACGACGCGACCGCGTGGCGGCTGCAGCTGCCCCCGCCGCGCGCGAATCGGCTCGCAGATCTTCGCGTCGGCGTGTGGCTCGAAGATCCGCTCGGCCCCGTCGATGCGGAAGTCGGCGACGTACTCTCGAACGCGGTCGACGCGCTCGCCAAGACGGGCGCGCGCATCGACGCGAAGATGCGCCCGGTCGATGCGAGCGAGCAACACCGCACCTACGCGCAGTTGCTGAACGCCGTCATGGGCGCCGGCTCGCCGCCCGACGTGATCGCGCGCGCCGAAGCCGTCGCGCCGACGCTTCCGCCGAGCGAAGACAGCTTCGGCGTGAACGCGCTGCGCGGCCTCGCACTGCGCCATCGCGAGTGGCTCGGCGTGAACGAGCGTCGCACGCGGCTGCGCGCGCAGTGGGCGAGCTACTTCCGCGATGTCGACGTGATGCTGTGCCCGATCATGCCGACGGCGGCATTCGCGCACGATCACCGCGAGATGAACGAGCGCACCCTCACGATCAATGGCAAGGCAGAGCCCTACTTCCAGCTGTTCTGGGCGGGGCTCGCGGTGAACGCGTACCTGCCAGGCGCTGTCGCGCCCGCGGGCCGCACGCGCGGCGGCCTCCCCGTCGGCGTGCAGATCGTCGGACCCTACCTCGAAGACCGCACGCCGGTCGCAGTCGCCTCGCTGCTCGCCGACGTGCTCGGCGGCTTCACGCCCCCGCCAGGCTGGTGA
- a CDS encoding acyl-CoA/acyl-ACP dehydrogenase, which translates to MDFGLSDEQKLLEESLRRFLAERVPTTRVRELLETPDAHDAKLWSELAELGVAGCLIAEEHGGAGLTLLDAAVIATALGHAATPVPFLGSAILAPHLIAAGSEAQRTEWLPKLAAGKARIGVAIAEQVERRDDAGASLADGKLRGLALFAIDGVGADAYIVAAGDALALVAKNAPGLTVEAMPTVDRTRRLAELRFDGTPAEVLARGEAARAAIASALIAARVALAADMLGACDRALAMSVDYAKQRKQFDRVIAQFQAVKHLCAEMAAAIEPARSLVWYAAHAAHEIPAEAPLLSLHAKAHLADIAMDVVRTATQVHGGIGFTDAYDLQLWFKRVSLARQLLGTPAKLRAQAALVQGL; encoded by the coding sequence ATGGACTTCGGTCTGTCCGACGAACAGAAGCTCCTCGAAGAATCGCTGCGCCGCTTTCTCGCCGAGCGCGTGCCGACGACGCGCGTGCGCGAGCTGCTCGAAACCCCGGATGCGCACGACGCCAAGCTGTGGAGCGAGCTCGCGGAGCTCGGCGTCGCGGGCTGTCTGATCGCCGAGGAGCACGGCGGCGCAGGGCTGACGCTGCTCGACGCCGCGGTGATCGCGACCGCGCTCGGCCATGCCGCGACGCCGGTGCCGTTCCTCGGCAGCGCGATCCTCGCGCCCCACCTGATCGCTGCGGGCAGCGAAGCGCAGCGCACCGAGTGGCTCCCCAAGCTCGCAGCGGGCAAGGCGCGCATCGGCGTCGCGATCGCGGAGCAAGTCGAGCGTCGCGACGACGCCGGCGCTTCGCTCGCGGACGGGAAGCTGCGCGGTCTCGCGCTGTTCGCGATCGACGGCGTGGGCGCGGACGCGTACATCGTGGCTGCGGGCGACGCGCTCGCGCTCGTCGCAAAGAACGCCCCGGGGCTGACTGTCGAAGCGATGCCGACCGTCGACCGCACGCGGCGGCTCGCGGAGCTGCGCTTCGACGGCACGCCCGCGGAGGTGCTCGCGCGCGGAGAGGCGGCGCGCGCGGCGATCGCGTCTGCGCTGATCGCCGCACGCGTCGCGCTCGCCGCGGACATGCTCGGCGCTTGCGACCGCGCGCTCGCGATGTCGGTCGACTACGCCAAGCAGCGCAAGCAATTCGACCGCGTGATCGCGCAGTTCCAGGCCGTGAAGCACCTGTGCGCCGAGATGGCCGCTGCAATCGAGCCCGCGCGCTCGCTCGTGTGGTACGCCGCGCACGCCGCGCACGAGATTCCCGCCGAAGCGCCGCTGCTCTCGCTGCACGCGAAGGCGCATCTCGCCGACATCGCGATGGACGTGGTGCGCACCGCGACGCAGGTGCACGGCGGCATCGGCTTCACCGACGCCTACGACCTGCAGCTCTGGTTCAAGCGCGTCTCGCTGGCGCGCCAGCTGTTAGGGACGCCGGCGAAGCTCCGAGCGCAGGCGGCGCTCGTGCAGGGGCTCTAG
- a CDS encoding polysaccharide deacetylase family protein, which produces MPQPSSSLLQRVLAALPEAPARVPNGLHSFFYHTVSDRPLAHARHLYGYKSAAQFERDLVWLKSRFTLVAHADVARHLRGERALPANAAQVSFDDGLAECFDVARPLLLKHGVPCTFFVVRDLVDNARLMHKSAVSLCLDVLERASEADFGALAARAGSALGARFDSREELAAALRALSIRDEARMHAVCEALGVREDVVLRERPYMTSEQIRQLAGEGFTIGGHTTRHAELDLLDRAAVEREIVESCAFVRDLTGQREVPFAITFNGLRLPRAPLRDLLARHPFIDTIYDTNDLMADAPFVVNRIWADTPAGAEQETNLPFLLKRAKALEPARRLKRTLQRLPR; this is translated from the coding sequence ATGCCGCAGCCGTCGTCTTCTCTGCTGCAGCGCGTCCTCGCCGCGCTGCCCGAGGCGCCCGCGCGCGTTCCCAATGGGCTGCACTCGTTCTTCTACCACACGGTGAGCGACCGCCCTCTCGCGCACGCGCGGCACCTTTACGGCTACAAGAGCGCGGCGCAGTTCGAGCGCGACCTCGTGTGGCTGAAGTCGCGCTTCACGCTCGTCGCGCACGCTGACGTGGCGCGGCACCTGCGCGGCGAGCGTGCGCTGCCCGCGAACGCGGCGCAGGTCTCGTTCGACGACGGGCTCGCGGAGTGCTTCGACGTGGCGCGGCCGCTGCTGCTGAAGCACGGCGTGCCGTGCACGTTCTTCGTCGTGCGCGATCTCGTCGACAACGCGCGGCTGATGCACAAGAGCGCGGTGTCGCTGTGCCTCGACGTGCTCGAGCGCGCGAGCGAGGCGGACTTCGGGGCGCTCGCGGCGCGCGCGGGCTCCGCGCTCGGTGCGCGCTTCGACTCGCGCGAGGAGCTCGCCGCAGCGCTGCGCGCGCTCTCGATTCGCGACGAGGCGCGCATGCACGCGGTGTGTGAAGCACTCGGCGTGCGCGAGGACGTGGTGCTGCGCGAGCGCCCGTACATGACGAGCGAGCAGATCCGGCAGCTCGCAGGCGAGGGCTTCACGATCGGCGGGCACACGACGCGTCACGCGGAGCTCGACCTGCTCGATCGCGCCGCCGTGGAGCGCGAGATCGTCGAGTCCTGTGCGTTCGTGCGCGATCTCACGGGACAGCGCGAGGTTCCGTTCGCGATCACGTTCAACGGGCTGCGCTTGCCGCGCGCGCCGCTTCGCGACCTGCTCGCGCGCCACCCGTTCATCGACACGATCTACGACACGAACGACCTGATGGCCGACGCGCCGTTCGTGGTGAACCGAATCTGGGCAGACACACCGGCAGGCGCCGAGCAGGAGACGAACCTCCCGTTCCTGCTGAAAAGAGCGAAGGCGCTCGAGCCGGCGCGTCGATTGAAACGCACCCTCCAACGTCTTCCTCGGTAG
- a CDS encoding zinc-binding dehydrogenase, producing MQVGLVTGKRQITLREMPEPEPSPGKAVVEVAFCGICGTDLHAWASGDPYNPAICGHEWAGVVSKRGSGVPHVKEGDRVTVGVATPCGQCPECRTGRTTYCSTVFMGMIGVGPMAAPHGGFARAIAIDASRLIPVRAGLTDEQAAMIEPLTVAVHAVRRTTLRLGDACVVIGAGPIGLLTQQCVRAAGAGAVVVVEPHPVRRAKAKALGATAVIDPKSENVLERVKAVLGPFGADVVFECAGIPQTIDQAATLARRGGLVSLVGLANVPAQITPGTWLMNEIRMSTSIGYLGEEFDLAMGLVQDGRIQLEPLHTKTVGLEKMNDAFTVLNDDPAEIKILVNPR from the coding sequence ATGCAAGTCGGACTCGTGACGGGCAAGCGCCAGATCACGCTGCGCGAAATGCCGGAGCCGGAGCCGAGCCCCGGCAAGGCGGTCGTCGAGGTCGCGTTCTGCGGCATCTGCGGCACGGACCTGCACGCCTGGGCGAGCGGCGATCCGTACAACCCTGCGATCTGCGGGCACGAGTGGGCGGGGGTCGTGTCGAAGCGCGGCAGCGGCGTGCCCCACGTGAAGGAAGGCGACCGCGTGACGGTCGGCGTCGCGACGCCGTGCGGGCAATGCCCCGAGTGCCGCACGGGCCGCACCACGTACTGCTCCACGGTCTTCATGGGGATGATCGGCGTCGGCCCGATGGCGGCGCCGCACGGCGGCTTTGCGCGCGCGATCGCGATCGATGCCTCGCGGCTGATTCCGGTGCGTGCCGGCCTGACCGACGAGCAGGCCGCGATGATCGAGCCGCTGACGGTCGCGGTGCACGCGGTGCGCCGCACCACGCTGCGGCTCGGCGACGCGTGCGTCGTCATCGGCGCGGGGCCGATCGGGCTGCTCACGCAGCAGTGCGTGCGCGCCGCGGGCGCGGGCGCCGTCGTCGTGGTCGAGCCGCATCCGGTGCGGCGCGCGAAGGCAAAGGCGCTCGGCGCGACGGCGGTGATCGACCCCAAGAGCGAGAACGTGCTCGAGCGCGTGAAGGCGGTGCTCGGGCCGTTCGGCGCGGACGTGGTGTTCGAGTGCGCCGGGATTCCGCAGACGATCGATCAAGCCGCGACGCTCGCGCGGCGCGGCGGCCTCGTCTCGCTCGTCGGCCTCGCGAACGTGCCGGCGCAGATCACGCCCGGCACGTGGCTGATGAACGAGATCCGCATGTCGACGTCGATCGGCTACCTGGGCGAGGAGTTCGATCTCGCGATGGGGCTCGTGCAGGACGGGCGCATCCAGTTGGAGCCGCTGCACACTAAGACGGTCGGGCTCGAGAAGATGAACGACGCGTTCACGGTGCTGAACGACGATCCCGCCGAGATCAAGATCCTGGTGAACCCCAGATGA
- a CDS encoding antibiotic biosynthesis monooxygenase: MPKQIIIAGTIDLADPSKRDEAMTIAAPLQQKTRTEEPGCLAYVFAPDPCVAGRLCVYELWEDEASLAAHFQHANYFNMRTALGQIGLAGADNKKYRIDLSEPVYDPTFTPRADFFTEKKPAKKKVVKAKAKAKKPAKKKAAKKK, from the coding sequence ATGCCGAAGCAAATCATCATCGCGGGAACGATCGACCTCGCCGACCCCAGCAAGCGCGACGAGGCGATGACGATCGCCGCGCCGCTCCAGCAGAAGACGCGCACCGAGGAGCCCGGCTGCCTCGCCTACGTCTTCGCGCCCGACCCGTGCGTGGCCGGCCGGCTGTGCGTGTACGAGCTGTGGGAGGACGAGGCGAGCCTCGCCGCGCACTTCCAGCACGCGAACTACTTCAACATGCGCACGGCGCTCGGCCAGATCGGCCTCGCCGGCGCGGACAACAAGAAGTACCGCATCGATCTGAGCGAGCCGGTCTACGACCCCACCTTCACGCCGCGCGCGGACTTCTTCACGGAGAAGAAGCCGGCGAAGAAGAAGGTGGTGAAGGCGAAGGCCAAGGCGAAGAAGCCTGCGAAGAAAAAGGCGGCGAAGAAGAAGTAG
- a CDS encoding SGNH/GDSL hydrolase family protein — translation MLRQLYQYDPVIGFRFVPNLKARVPHEGGGYLVRTNAQGFRADAAFKRERTPGKRRVLLFGDSFTAGEGVSNGQRTSDWLERLVPDLEVYNFGLPATGTDQHWLIARELAAGIEHDFVMIGVFVENIRRVASRYRWFQDDAGRRVLYAKPWFELDANGQPALHGVPVPKRPLSEAQLAPGERAQIAAVARFPKLKRAFSAARAHPLFERVVVESGLKESLQRVTRYQPLAEYDDANGAAWRTMRAVLVAWAKQCASRAAIVPIPLHQYAYGISSASAVSARLSEAAAAGGADYWDPLPQLSERCRGDRSLYFPNDGHLTNAGHRALAEILAPLVEKRLTEPGARR, via the coding sequence TTGCTGCGTCAGCTCTACCAGTACGACCCCGTCATCGGGTTCCGCTTCGTGCCGAACTTGAAGGCGCGCGTGCCGCACGAGGGCGGCGGGTATCTCGTGCGCACGAACGCGCAGGGCTTTCGCGCGGACGCCGCGTTCAAGCGCGAGCGCACGCCGGGCAAGCGGCGCGTGCTCTTGTTCGGGGATTCGTTCACGGCCGGCGAGGGAGTCTCGAACGGGCAGCGCACCAGCGACTGGCTCGAGCGGCTCGTGCCCGATCTCGAGGTCTACAACTTCGGCCTGCCCGCGACGGGCACGGATCAGCACTGGCTGATCGCGCGCGAGCTCGCCGCGGGCATCGAGCACGACTTCGTGATGATCGGCGTGTTCGTCGAGAACATCCGCCGCGTCGCCTCTCGCTACCGCTGGTTCCAGGACGACGCGGGGAGGCGCGTGCTGTACGCGAAGCCGTGGTTCGAGCTCGATGCGAACGGCCAGCCCGCGCTGCACGGCGTGCCCGTTCCGAAGCGCCCGCTGAGTGAAGCGCAGCTCGCTCCCGGGGAGCGCGCGCAGATCGCGGCGGTTGCGCGTTTCCCGAAGCTGAAGCGCGCGTTCAGCGCTGCGCGCGCGCATCCGCTGTTCGAGCGCGTCGTCGTCGAGAGTGGCCTCAAGGAATCGCTGCAGCGCGTGACGCGGTATCAGCCGCTTGCGGAGTACGACGACGCGAACGGCGCGGCGTGGCGCACGATGCGCGCGGTGCTCGTCGCGTGGGCGAAGCAGTGCGCTTCGCGCGCGGCGATCGTGCCGATCCCGCTGCATCAGTACGCCTACGGCATCTCCAGTGCGAGCGCCGTGAGCGCGCGGCTCAGCGAAGCGGCGGCTGCGGGCGGCGCGGACTACTGGGATCCGCTCCCGCAGCTGAGCGAGCGCTGCCGCGGAGACCGCTCGCTCTACTTCCCGAACGACGGCCACCTGACCAACGCGGGCCATCGCGCGCTCGCCGAAATCCTCGCGCCGCTCGTGGAGAAGCGGCTCACCGAGCCGGGAGCGCGGCGATGA
- a CDS encoding TIGR03621 family F420-dependent LLM class oxidoreductase, with protein sequence MPRAFRFAVQSFSATSGKEWRERARRAEALGYSALHLADHVVTGEAMVKSNHPHQELAAVPAMMSAAEATTTLKVGCRVFCIDYQHPVVLAKQAATIDLLSDGRLELGLGAGWVTAEYAAMGIRMDSPGTRIARLEETIGAFRQMFSGAPVSVAGKHLQLSGFAGAPKRAFPPLMIGGGAKRVLSLAGREANIVSFNFNNRAGMIGPDGVGSSTADATAEKVAWVKQAAGARFDQIELEIGAYFTFVQPGADAIAAGMGQAMGLSKDEMMRHPHGLFGSVDFVVDELQRRRTQYGISYVTVGDAAMEAFAPVVARLAGK encoded by the coding sequence ATGCCCCGCGCCTTCCGCTTCGCCGTGCAGTCCTTCAGCGCCACCTCCGGCAAGGAGTGGCGCGAGCGCGCGCGGCGCGCCGAGGCGCTCGGCTACTCCGCGCTGCACCTCGCCGACCATGTCGTCACGGGCGAGGCGATGGTGAAGAGCAATCACCCGCACCAGGAGCTCGCTGCGGTGCCGGCGATGATGAGCGCCGCGGAGGCGACCACCACGCTGAAGGTCGGCTGCCGCGTGTTCTGCATCGACTACCAGCACCCCGTCGTGCTCGCGAAGCAGGCCGCCACGATCGACTTGTTGTCGGACGGGCGCCTCGAGCTGGGACTTGGCGCGGGCTGGGTGACGGCCGAGTACGCGGCGATGGGCATCCGCATGGACTCGCCGGGCACCCGCATCGCGCGCCTCGAAGAGACGATCGGCGCGTTCCGGCAGATGTTCTCCGGCGCGCCGGTCTCGGTCGCGGGCAAGCACCTCCAGCTCTCGGGCTTCGCCGGCGCACCGAAGCGCGCGTTCCCGCCGCTAATGATCGGCGGCGGCGCGAAGCGCGTGCTCTCGCTCGCGGGCCGCGAGGCGAACATCGTCAGCTTCAACTTCAACAACCGCGCGGGCATGATCGGCCCCGACGGCGTCGGCAGCTCCACCGCGGACGCCACCGCCGAGAAGGTCGCGTGGGTGAAGCAGGCCGCGGGCGCGCGCTTCGACCAGATCGAGCTCGAGATCGGCGCCTACTTCACGTTCGTGCAGCCCGGCGCCGACGCGATCGCCGCGGGCATGGGCCAGGCGATGGGGCTCAGCAAGGACGAGATGATGCGCCACCCGCACGGCCTGTTCGGCAGCGTCGACTTCGTAGTGGACGAGCTGCAGCGCCGCCGTACGCAGTACGGCATCAGCTACGTGACGGTGGGCGACGCCGCGATGGAAGCGTTCGCGCCCGTCGTCGCGCGGCTCGCCGGCAAGTAA